The DNA segment TCTATGATTGTTCAAGTTCTACCTCGTACCTTACAACAAAatccaaacaaaaataaaacataaacTGTAGAGTCTCTATGAGTCAAGTTGTGCATACCAAATTCCCTGGATTTTTACATCCTTAGGAACCTTTGCTCCCAAATCAGTATCAGATGGCTGAATACTCTCAAATACACCAATCAACTCACCAGTATCAGGCTTGCTGTTAGTTACACTCAAAGTAATTTTTCCTGTTGAAGATGATGTGTTCTTTACATTTTCCTTCTCAAGTTCCTCTTCATCTCCTCTGCCTCCAGCAGGCAATGCAACCGCGTTATCATAGCCGGTTGATCCACCTCGTCCCTTTGGGTCAAGGAACGACGAACCTCTGTATGATGGCACGAGGAATTCACCACTAAAGCTTTCCGGTTTGCCACTTGCTGCAAGTTGTTTGATTGTAAAAAGGAAGGGGACGCGCTCGCCACCAGGAAGTTGAACTGTGACCGCAGCATAATCAATTCCATCTTTTTCCTCGAACTTAACATTGCCATCGGAAGATACTTCTAATGGCCCTTCGATTTCATCAAGAGTGTAGGTTAATCGCGTCATTAGTTTGGTTTTCTGGAATGCTGGTGGTGAATTCTTGTTTACACCTGTTGGTAATTTAAATAGAATATGGACAATTAGAGCAAAATCTAAGACaatagagagaaaaataaaactaacttgATATTTTTATGGAAAATAATAAAGTGAGCATACCTATCTATAATTCTATAGGCAGATTTAACTTATTTACACTTACCCTATTGTGTAATTTAACGTAATATAGCAGGCGCATTACCTGTGTATAGAAGTTGAATTCTTTGTAGGATTTCATTCAAGCGGAAATTCAAAAAAATCCTCAACTATTAGCTCAATTTATTTGACTGACAAATTGTGAAAAAGTAGAACTATATACTCTTAACAAACGAAAGTAATAGGTTAAACATGGAAGTATAATTATTCACTAATACCTTCTGCTTTTACAGTGAATGAAGTTGGCTCTAAGCAGAATTTCTTGGCATTATATTTGCCAGGCTTGAATGCAAAGGTTTCAAAACCTCCTTCAATTGTTGGGCATTGGTTAGCAGTTCCAGTTCCCTTTACTTCCATGTATGTCTTGCTCTGAATTTCTTCAAAGGTCAGTCTTTTTGGAACTCCTTCAGCATTTGCTCCCTACACAGTTTAAGTGTTACAAACTTTAGGAATTTGTCGCCAGAAAATATAATTGCAAAAACAGAATAACAGAGACTTTTGATAGGGTTAATCACTACTGTCCTAAGAAAGTCTGCTCCTGCCCCGACTATTTTTGCTGTTGACGGTATGCCAGAGTTTCTTCAGGATTACAAAGTCAAAAATCGAAATTCAGCGTCAACAATACTTGAATTTCCACAAGAAAACATTATCAGTTTTCCAGaatattaagaaaaaatgaaTGCTTATGCAAATCCGATTGTGGTTACATTTTAGAGGGTTCACCTAAGGGTGTCACGTGGGCCGgggccggtcctaagtgggcttcgtggtcccggtcctaagtgggccggtcttAAGTCGGCCGGTCCTAAGTGGTTCCGGGCATCGTGGGCTTCTTGTTGGAACCGACtcgggaccacgaactaatggTCCCGGATTAAGTGGGCCGGTTCCggcctaagtgggcccaacaaatactttttattttttttaaaaattatagaagttagagaaaaaaaatggtaataaaaatatctaagtcaattccttgtaaattatattatagatttgtgaataaaatatttaattcaaatttaaagacaaaaatattgtaaagagatattcaaagcaatatatatatatatatatatatcttaagatatatagcttatatatatactatactatatatacatcttaagatatatacaTCTAAACAGGATCCGGTTATGGCCAGTTGGATCTAGCTTATTTAGTACCCTTAATTTTAAAGGCTGGCGATAGTCCGCACGGCGAGTAAGGATATAAGAAccgaaatatacaagaattttTATAGAGCTTTATGACTGCATGGAAGAACCGAAATATACCCTTAATGTTTATGTCTATCATTATTATAATAAATCACTTTATCAAAGGTTTGGATATAATCTTCAACAGATATTATTAAATGACTATTGGGGGATTTTTTTTATAAGATTGGGGGATTttcacaatgaaagaaaggcagataagccttaacaaaaCTCGTATGAATTTTACATATTTGGATTATAtccaagcctttgataaagtgctTTATTATAATAATGATAGACATAAACATTAAGGGTATATTTCGGTTCTTCCATGTAGTCATAAAGCTCTATAaaaattcttgtatatttcggTTCTTATATCCTTACtggccgtgcggactaccgccaacctttaaaATTAAGGGTACTAAATAAGCTAGATCCAACTGGCCATAACCGGATcctgtttatatatatatatatatatatatatatatatatatatatatatatatatatatataaagctatatatactatactatatatacatcttaggatgttataattataaaatgtttggggttaaaacaaagttggggggttaaatgactattttgtaaatagccaacggctattttggcaGAGGAAATGACTAGATTTTAAATGCCATAACGGCTATAATGTGGCagattttttattaaaaacaaattagccgttgggcccggataggcccgtttaggaccgcttGAAGCGGCCCACTTCCTAGCCGGTCCCGGTCCCAACCGGTCTCGTGGGCCTCGCCTATGGGACCGGCCCACTACCCAGCCCACCTCCCCACGGTCCCGGTTCTATCCGGTTAGGACCGTTTAAGCCCACCGCTCATTTGAACTTGCGGTCCTGGGCTGGTCCCGGTCCTAACTAGCCCATATGCCACCCTTAGTTCCACCATGCAACGCTGAGGGGTAACTTGCGTTGCATGATTAAAATCAATCTCATATCTGATCAAATGTCAGAAAAAATGTATGTAGGATTTTGAGACTATTTATTACTCCTGCAAAAAGAGGAATATTGATTGACTGGTGTTGAATCACCTGATCAACATAGCTAAAAGTTTAAACAGTTAAAATAACGCGATTATATTTCATGGCCAAAACATGCTGCTGAGTTGAACCTAGAACCTCTTATCCGACTCAAACACCGTATTGATTTGTGTGACCATCTCGTTTAaaattttcaattgatagagaaaGCTCACTTTTAATTACAATACTTAA comes from the Nicotiana tabacum cultivar K326 chromosome 14, ASM71507v2, whole genome shotgun sequence genome and includes:
- the LOC107787712 gene encoding oxygen-evolving enhancer protein 1, chloroplastic-like, which translates into the protein MAASLQAAATLIGVIPSRNNLQFRSSQSVSKAFGVEPATVRLTCSLQVDFKDLAQKCSDAAKVAGFAFATSALVGANAEGVPKRLTFEEIQSKTYMEVKGTGTANQCPTIEGGFETFAFKPGKYNAKKFCLEPTSFTVKAEGVNKNSPPAFQKTKLMTRLTYTLDEIEGPLEVSSDGNVKFEEKDGIDYAAVTVQLPGGERVPFLFTIKQLAASGKPESFSGEFLVPSYRGSSFLDPKGRGGSTGYDNAVALPAGGRGDEEELEKENVKNTSSSTGKITLSVTNSKPDTGELIGVFESIQPSDTDLGAKVPKDVKIQGIWYAQLDS